A region of Plasmodium falciparum 3D7 genome assembly, chromosome: 12 DNA encodes the following proteins:
- a CDS encoding eukaryotic translation initiation factor 5, putative: MSYVNIPRDRNDPNYRYKMPKLISKIEGRGNGIRTNISNMGEIARSLKRPPMYPTKFFGCELGTMVKFEENEEKAIVNGAHKEKDLVNILDKFIEMYVLCPHCLLPETDIVVKKGILICKCNACGNIGELNNSHKIATYMIKNPPMISTVGSKKKKGKEKKVEKSSKGKSEKTDKNEDNNRNGVIYSDDEENDDSDDLLDSDKSISNGKKENKKNKKKDTSSSNNNNSNNNNNNSSSSNSKKKKEEENFVLEKECLHFGSPEIKEVIERMKTIFKESTQMNDIQYAEELRVLQVSQCFDSKCRVFICLCSLFEDKISKELLEKNIKYIKKINDTSVTTMDIFLALEYYVNKVAINSLSIYPYILQVLYNNDIFESKDIIKRYDDDGKNENNHNNKSSNSNSNNIGSNNINSNNMNSNNISASNNNNNNSTNDSLKTEKLLNNHVNDKDDNTINTQIHYDKCKCMAKHFVSWLKDNDSDSEESDDEEEKNTPNNTINSNMGNLKVKSLRINDGNLKREHQSIFSNDYERVFVDSKSEKCDDDIFLDAKDGNVYTGDEEEEIDIDAI; this comes from the coding sequence ATGTCGTACGTTAATATTCCTAGGGATCGGAACGATCCTAATTACAGATACAAAATGCCCAAATTAATTTCTAAAATAGAAGGAAGAGGTAATGGTATAAGAACTAATATATCTAATATGGGTGAAATAGCTAGGTCATTAAAACGACCACCAATGTATCCGACAAAATTTTTTGGTTGTGAATTAGGTACTATGGTAAAgtttgaagaaaatgaagaaaaagctATTGTGAATGGAGCACATAAAGAAAAGGATTtagtaaatatattagataaATTTATTGAGATGTATGTTTTATGTCCCCATTGTTTATTACCCGAAACGGATATTGTTGTGAAGAAAGGTATTTTAATATGTAAATGTAATGCTTGTGGTAATATCGGAGAACTTAATAATTCTCATAAAATAGCAACGTATATGATTAAAAACCCTCCAATGATTAGTACTGTTGGTAGTAAGAAGaagaaaggaaaagaaaagaaagttGAAAAAAGTAGTAAGGGTAAAAGTGAGAAGACCGATAagaatgaagataataatagaaaTGGTGTAATTTATtcagatgatgaagaaaatgatgattCTGATGATTTACTGGACTCAGATAAAAGTATATCTaatggaaaaaaagaaaataaaaaaaataaaaaaaaagatactTCATcgagtaataataataatagtaataataataataataatagtagtagtagtaatagtaagaagaaaaaagaagaagaaaattttGTTTTAGAAAAGGAATGTTTACATTTTGGTAGTCCAGAAATTAAAGAAGTTATTGAAAGAATGAAAACTATATTTAAAGAATCTACACAAATGAATGATATCCAATATGCTGAAGAACTTAGAGTATTACAAGTATCTCAATGTTTCGATTCCAAATGTAGggtttttatttgtttatgttCCTTGTTTGAAGATAAAATAAGTAAAGaattattagaaaaaaatattaaatatataaaaaaaattaatgatacTTCAGTTACAACTATGGATATATTTTTGGCCTTAgaatattatgtaaataaagtTGCAATTAATTCTTTAAGTATTTATCCTTATATATTACaagttttatataataatgatatatttgaaagtaaagatataataaaaagatacGATGACGATGGTAAAAATGAGAACaaccataataataaaagtagtaatagtaatagtaataatattggtagtaataatataaatagcaataatatgaacagtaataatataagtgccagcaataataataataataattcaacAAATGATTCATTGAAAACAGAAAAATTATTGAATAACCATGTTAATgataaagatgataatacTATAAACACACAAATACATTATgataaatgtaaatgtatGGCTAAACATTTTGTCAGTTGGTTAAAAGATAATGATTCGGATTCTGAGGAAAGTGACGATGAAGAAGAGAAAAATACACCTAATAATACTATAAATAGTAATATGGGTAACTTAAAAGTTAAATCTCTAAGAATTAATGATGGAAACTTGAAAAGAGAACATCAAAGTATTTTCTCAAACGATTATGAAAGAGTTTTTGTAGATTCTAAAAGTGAAAAATGTGATGATGATATCTTTTTAGATGCAAAAGATGGTAATGTTTATACAGGggatgaagaagaagaaatagaTATAGATGCCATATAA
- a CDS encoding Tat binding protein 1(TBP-1)-interacting protein, putative, whose translation MKMEKKKKKGKQEKNQKTPKKNDKKNDTLIDKVENKNNKKKINKLRKEKKIDKENKQNDDNKENIQNDDNKENKQNDDNKLNIQNDDNKENIQNDDNKVNIQNDDNKVNIQNDDNKENIQNDDNKVNIQNDDNKVNIQNDDNKENIQIDNNKEKCSKENQTNKGNKVKKVKSQKKLGNVQSVEDIKPIKEKDEDEKNSPEHMIEEKDNKINKNNNKKKSKNKNKKEKIETCQGENMKVQTNKTQENNNIIITENITNNNIQITDTYQPNNILIKIDDSTKEKNNKDTFVKNNSSVNSSSKNVNHSTDTIQDNIYIELKKEKEIEINHNNVNTSLTFPSNRNKNIIHLQVTEINSEQTIGDNKNGIKKRKCVEKKIEKVFKKTNDTNNNNNNNNNMQISTCNKNDIAEDVININNITNQNIKQNIIKKGNKTHDPIKTKQTKIILTDNDAKDKILKYMKKANRPYSVINVYDNLHGCINKNNVQRFMDELSKENKLQCKEYGKAKVYLINQKEFKSLNTNEMNKLKMDMELVQEQNELFKIDFNNLVKKKKKLLQDLELIQNLEEYKKKIQNIEDEIKSYEQMNKNSKFTIEEIEHIKKNHGYLHFMWLKRKTLCIEIIKCIATLTEKDTKGVIYHLGIDVDEDVIPPNLYS comes from the coding sequence atgaaaatggaaaaaaaaaagaaaaaaggtaAGCAAgagaaaaatcaaaaaacaccaaaaaaaaatgataaaaaaaatgacacTTTAATAGATAAggtagaaaataaaaataataagaaaaaaataaacaaactaagaaaggaaaaaaaaattgataaggaaaataaacaaaatgatgataataaagaaaatatacaaaatgatgataataaagaaaataaacaaaatgatgacaataagttaaatatacaaaatgatgataataaagaaaatatacaaaatgatgataataaagtaaatatacaaaatgatgataataaagtaaatatacaaaatgatgataataaagaaaatatacaaaatgatgataataaagtaaatatacaaaatgatgataataaagtaaatatacaaaatgatgataataaagaaaatatacaaattgataataataaggaaaaatGTAGTAAAGAAAATCAAACGAATAAAGGTAATAAAGTTAAAAAGGTAAAAAGTCAAAAAAAGTTGGGAAATGTACAAAGTGTAGAAGACATAAAACCCATCAAAGAAAAAgatgaagatgaaaaaaattcacCAGAACATATGATtgaagaaaaagataataaaataaataaaaataataacaaaaaaaaaagcaaaaataaaaataaaaaggaaaaaatagaaaCATGTCAAGGAGAAAATATGAAAgtacaaacaaacaaaactcaagaaaataataatataataataacagaaaatataacaaataataatatacaaattacTGACACATATCaaccaaataatatattaatcaaAATAGATGATagtacaaaagaaaaaaataataaagatacatttgtaaaaaataatagcTCTGTAAATTCATCTAGTAAAAATGTAAACCATTCAACAGATACCATTCaagataatatttatatagaactaaagaaggaaaaggaaatagaaataaatcataataatgtaaaCACTTCTCTCACATTTCCTAGTAAtcgaaataaaaatattattcatttacaAGTTACAGAAATAAATTCAGAACAAACCATAGGAGATAACAAAAAtggaattaaaaaaagaaaatgtgtagaaaaaaaaattgaaaaagtattcaaaaaaacaaacgatacaaataataataataataataataataatatgcaaATTAGTACTTGTAATAAAAACGATATAGCAGAAgatgttattaatataaacaatataacaaatcaaaacattaaacaaaatattatcaaaaaaggaaataaaactCATGATCCaattaaaacaaaacaaacaaaaatcaTTTTAACAGATAACGATGCAAaagataaaattttaaaatatatgaaaaaagcaAATAGACCATATTCTGTTATTAATGTATATGATAATTTACATGGATgtataaacaaaaacaacGTTCAAAGATTTATGGATGAATTAAGTAAAGAAAATAAGTTACAATGTAAAGAATATGGAAAAGCTAAAGTGTATCTTATTAATCAAAAGGAATTTAAAAGCTTAAATACAAACGAAATGAATAAACTAAAAATGGATATGGAATTAGTACAAGAACAAAATGAACTATTTAAAATcgattttaataatttagtaaaaaaaaaaaaaaaattattacaagATTTAGAACTAATACAAAATttagaagaatataaaaaaaaaatacaaaatattgaagatgaaataaaatcatatgagcaaatgaataaaaattcgAAGTTTACCATTGAAGAAATtgaacatattaaaaaaaatcatgGATATTTACATTTCATGTGgcttaaaagaaaaacactTTGTATTGAAATAATTAAGTGTATAGCTACCTTAACAGAAAAAGATACAAAAGGGGTTATATATCATTTGGGTATTGATGTCGATGAGGATGTTATACCACCAAATTTGTATTCTTAG
- a CDS encoding small subunit rRNA processing factor, putative → MKDDYLNNKKESQKKELDEFQCERIKKKKHEHDDENSNDEIVKKKKIKIYNNSSNSKEEVNCKIIGDNLGKRKKEKKKKKKILNNNLEDSNTISDDDDASSLPPRKKIKNIKKEDNHIDSEEEVLYNDDIDLEEDQESDTFENSKTLKQIKKKLNNEGNVKKNKHIHKNQKINEDNFKIIKKKKKTIDANISRSNNINNKTKHSNNNVNKKKDKSHLKDEKKINENSKNKDIYNNKENIKMTFNVTNRFTVLGCDWDNISSVDIFYLFESYYNFEKRKKKNIDYSKSRAVKKVTIYTSKYGEKKLKYEEEHGPVINSDLLKKKYNKDENALYRKNNLLDYIKDEDENSENGDNDQEEENEDPVEVHYGNNNDSEELDNQEEDSDNNSLDDMYSDSGDNNDKLKHKSKNVISKRDSYNNAGDISIYRNDEDDENEKIRLYQIQRSRYYFALVECYNKEIVEFLYEELNDMDADFCINYLDLRIIDDNCSLDDYKIKESCDHIPENYEFHYSVSTALKHTHAQSTWEENPKRKKLLSTKFNEEQLRELDLKEYLANSSSDEENEEDEEIVQKNKNKKYNEQNERYNKESYRKLLLGDLLNDDDFNEEKSLGDLNKSLIQNSNDDIYHSSDNFDETHSYNNEDITSFNKKQIYSKNKHTDTHFNKEHSNDESIEESEYNYFSNDENIDKKDYKSKYNEKKRSKTNKEKHDSDDSDKENEVVNVFKNFLTNKDKKEDNRNPWEKYLDKVKEKKKMKKKAYLESLKKTDEEIKKIITKKTNKRKKDSVMKNYGEKDKGKTNDYHVVDSRFADLYKNKDFNLDITNPNYKKTKFNEDVLKKKKSIN, encoded by the coding sequence ATGAAAGatgattatttaaataataagaaggaatcacaaaaaaaagaattggATGAATTTCAATgtgaaagaataaaaaaaaaaaaacatgaaCACGATGATGAAAATAGTAATGATGAAATTgttaagaagaaaaaaataaaaatttataataattcaagTAATTCCAAGGAAGAAGTAAATTGTAAAATTATAGGGGATAATttaggaaaaagaaaaaaagaaaagaaaaaaaagaaaaaaattttgaataACAATTTGGAAGATTCAAATACAATTtcagatgatgatgatgctTCATCTTTACCtccaagaaaaaaaattaaaaacataaaaaaagaagataatcATATTGACAGCGAAGAAGAAGTcttatataatgatgatatagaTCTTGAGGAAGATCAGGAATCTGATACTTTTGAAAATAGTAAAACATTAAAACAAATTAAgaagaaattaaataatgaaggtaatgtaaaaaaaaataagcatatacataaaaaccaaaaaataaatgaagataatttcaaaattattaaaaagaaaaaaaaaactattgATGCAAACATAAGTAgatcaaataatattaataataaaacaaaacattcaaataataatgtgaacaaaaaaaaagataagaGTCatttaaaagatgaaaaaaaaatcaatgagaatagtaaaaataaggatatttataataataaggaaaatattaAGATGACGTTTAATGTTACTAATCGTTTTACTGTTTTAGGATGCGATTGGGATAATATTTCGAGtgttgatatattttatttatttgaatcTTATTACAATTTTGAAAAacggaaaaagaaaaatattgatTATAGTAAAAGTAGAGCAGTTAAAAAGGTTACTATATACACATCAAAATATggtgaaaaaaaattgaaatatgAAGAAGAACATGGACCAGTAATTAATTCtgatcttttaaaaaaaaaatataataaggaTGAAAATGCCTtgtatagaaaaaataatttattagatTATATAAAGGATGAAGATGAAAACAGTGAGAATGGTGACAATGATCaggaagaagaaaatgaagaccCTGTTGAAGTACattatggtaataataatgatagtgAAGAGTTAGATAACCAAGAGGAAGATTCAGATAATAATAGTTTGGATGATATGTATTCTGATAGTGGagacaataatgataaattaaaacataaaTCCAAAAACGTCATATCAAAAAGAGATAGTTATAATAATGCAGGagatatttctatatataggaatgatgaagatgatgaaaatgaaaaaattagatTATATCAAATTCAAAGGTCAAGATATTATTTCGCTCTTGTTGAATGTTACAATAAAGAAATTGTAGAATTCTtatatgaagaattaaatGATATGGATGCAGACTTttgtattaattatttagatCTTAGAATAATTGATGATAATTGTTCTTTAGatgattataaaattaaagaatcATGTGATCATATTCCAGAGAATTATGAGTTTCATTATTCTGTAAGCACAGCTTTAAAACATACGCATGCACAATCCACATGGGAAGAAAATCCTAAGCGAAAAAAATTGTTGTCCACCAAATTTAATGAAGAGCAATTGAGAGAATTAGATTTAAAAGAATACCTAGCTAATTCATCAagtgatgaagaaaatgaagaagatgaagaaattgtacagaaaaataaaaacaagaaatataatgaacaaaACGAAAGATATAACAAAGAGAGTTATAGAAAACTACTTCTTGgagatttattaaatgatgatgatttcAATGAAGAAAAATCATTGGGAGATCTTAATAAATCTCTAATACAAAACTCAAATGATGACATATATCACAGTAGTGATAATTTTGATGAAAcacattcatataataatgaagatattactagttttaataaaaaacagATCTATTCCAAAAATAAACACACCGATACCCACTTTAATAAAGAACATAGTAATGATGAATCCATAGAAGAAAGTGAATATAACTATTTTAgcaatgatgaaaatattgataaaaaagattataaaagtaagtataatgaaaaaaaaaggtctAAAACGAATAAGGAAAAACACGATTCTGATGATAgtgataaagaaaatgaagttGTCAacgtttttaaaaatttcctaaccaataaagataaaaaagaagataacaGAAATCCATGGGAAAAATATTTAGATAaggtaaaagaaaaaaagaaaatgaagaaaaaggcATACTTGGAATCATTAAAGAAAACAgatgaagaaattaaaaaaattataacgaaaaaaacaaacaaaagaaagaaagattCTGTGATGAAGAATTATGGAGAAAAGGACAAGGGAAAAACAAATGATTATCACGTAGTTGATTCTAGATTTGcagatttatataaaaataaggatTTCAATTTGGATATAACAAATCCAAATTATAAGAAAACCAAATTTAATGAGGATGTacttaaaaagaaaaaatccaTAAACTAA
- a CDS encoding DNA-directed RNA polymerase III subunit RPC2, putative, with amino-acid sequence MKDIIKIKAKRKNVNKINEENEEEIYQLKENNRAQNDDDDDDYNNNEKNKINKIILKDENINSKNDYNNMMNPYNVIGKSGNEEDTHIKIEEEKNKDNLYECKNDDNKFYESKINFIKKQDEANNEDNNNNNNNNNNNCYYNNYENKHLNIFNNKNEVNNKNLSSNKILKDEYYDKNFNEDNINNLKEFIHNENKKPKTGKLYNNMNILNDEENFSGLVIKNKEHNKKIYENSKCVNTLNEKWKLLPAYLKVKGLVKQHIESYNYFIKREIKTIMNATTNKIIKSDIDEHFYVEFLDITVGTPSVEENMIETKLTPQICRQRDLTYSAPIYVDVEYVKGNSIITKNNVEIGRLPVMLRSDICVLNNKSEEELMKLGECPYDPGGYFIVKGTERVLLMQEQLSKNRIIVEMDIKHNICATITSTTAESKSRCAIVYKNNKLYLKHNSFIEDIGVCIILRAMGYESDQEIFQMIGSHKNYVNGILLSLYELYNENIKTNLDALLYIGKKIRPRLLAKGFFSSMKEKQVKNEKDIIEEGLDFLSRVLLSHIQQKSKYDFRNKARCICLMIRRVLDSANNKNEIDDKDYYGNKRLELAGQLISLLFEDLYKRFYFTLKKQIDQTLSKYMQSNYNSKLRSTGNNMNDNYPDVFRNLPKDIITRGMQTAISTGNWNIKRFKMEKSGVSQVLSRLSFIACIGMMTRLNSQFEKGRKVSGPRALQPSQWGVLCPCDTPEGESCGLVKNLALMTHVTNDNENNENLIEILYTLGVEDSDSLTGEEIYKEGVFFVILNGILLGVHKRPQKFMQRIRYLRRYGKIGQFVSIYDNFLHNAIYISTDGGRLCRPLIIIENGKSKLLPQHIKALENGTINFFDLLKSSVIEWIDVNEQNNLLIALNESDISLSTTHLEIDPLTILGVVAGLIPYPNHNQSPRNTYQCAMGKQAIGAIGYNQFVRCDTLLYLLVYPQKPLVKSKTIEFINFEKLPAGQNAIVAVMSFCGYDIEDAIVMNKSSIDRGFGRCMSLRKHSVELKKYFNGSNDIVLPSPLVINKLQQQRKEREIKSEIKNEKEKDGIKQEHHHNNIDSKNNKSSYNNNVSKIDNVKKDSYGHKNISNESKDDIKKMANKDIRKYHSLDMDGVASIGYLIKEGQLYVNKFSPKNIKDHVKDIGKVDINDFKINEIKYKSVYPSYIDKIIFTENSEGLKLYKIIMRQTRLPELGDKFSSRHGQKGVVGLLVNQEDMPFTESGICPDLIMNPHGFPSRMTVGKLLELVASKAAVMDGEYKYGSIFSGTPFEEIAEILFRYGFNCSSKELLYSGLTGEPLETYIFMGPIYYQKLKHMVQDKIHARARGPRQLLTRQPTEGRSKEGGLRLGEMERDCLIAYGVSNLLLERLMLSSDVCNVYICEDCGMMGYDLYCTFCKKCDKNIVIQMPYACKLLFQELQTMNVFPKIIVKEV; translated from the coding sequence atgaaagatattattaagattaaagcgaaaaggaaaaacgtgaataaaattaatgaagAGAATGAAGAGGAAATATACCagttaaaagaaaataatagagcacaaaatgatgatgatgatgatgattataataataatgagaagaataagataaataaaataatactaaaagatgaaaacataaatagcaaaaatgattataataatatgatgaaTCCATACAATGTAATTGGTAAAAGCGGAAATGAAGAagatacacatataaaaatagaagaggagaaaaataaagataatttgTATGAatgtaaaaatgatgataataaattctATGAgagtaaaataaattttattaaaaaacaaGATGAAgcaaataatgaagataataataataataataataataataataataattgttattataataattatgagaataaacatttaaatatattcaacAATAAGAATGAagtgaataataaaaacttgtcaagtaataaaatattaaaagatgaatattatgataaaaattttaatgaagataatataaataatttaaaagagtttatacataatgaaaataagaaaCCCAAAACAGGAaagttatataataatatgaatattttaaatgatgaagaaaatttCTCAGGTTtagttattaaaaataaagaacataataagaaaatatatgaaaattccAAATGTGTTAAtacattaaatgaaaaatggaAATTACTTCCTGCTTATTTGAAGGTAAAAGGTTTAGTTAAGCAACATATTgaatcatataattattttataaaacgtgaaataaaaacaataatgaATGCTActacaaataaaattataaaatcagATATTGATGAACATTTTTATGTAGAATTTTTAGATATAACCGTTGGAACACCTTCGGTTGAAGAAAATATGATAGAAACGAAATTAACACCTCAAATATGTAGACAACGTGATTTAACATATTCAGCTCCTATATATGTAGATGTAGAATATGTAAAAGGAAATAGTATTATAACCAAGAATAATGTAGAAATTGGTAGATTACCTGTTATGTTAAGAAGtgatatatgtgtattaaataataaaagtgaaGAAGAATTGATGAAATTAGGTGAATGTCCTTATGATCCTGGAGGATATTTTATTGTGAAAGGTACAGAAAGGGTTTTATTAATGCAAGAACAATTATCAAAAAATCGAATTATTGTAGAAATGgatataaaacataatatttGTGCAACTATTACATCAACAACTGCTGAATCGAAAAGTAGATGTGCTATtgtatacaaaaataataaactttATTTAAAACACAACTCTTTTATTGAAGATATTGGtgtttgtattatattaagaGCTATGGGATATGAAAGCGATCAAGAAATATTTCAAATGATTGGAtcacataaaaattatgttaaCGGTATATTGTTATcgttatatgaattatacaATGAAAATATCAAAACGAATTTAGAtgctttattatatattgggAAAAAAATCAGACCAAGGTTATTGGCTAAAGGATTTTTTAGCTCCATGAAAGAAAAACaagtaaaaaatgaaaaggataTTATTGAAGAAGGTTTAGATTTTTTAAGTCGTGTTTTATTATCTCATATTCAgcaaaaaagtaaatatgaCTTTAGAAATAAAGCGAGATGTATTTGTTTAATGATAAGAAGAGTTTTAGATAGtgcaaataataaaaatgaaatcgATGATAAAGATTACTATGGTAATAAAAGATTAGAATTAGCTGGACaattaatatcattattatttgaagatttatataaaagattttattttacattaaaaaaacaaatagatCAAACTTTAAGCAAATATATGCAAAGTAATTATAATTCTAAATTAAGAAGTACtggtaataatatgaatgataatTATCCAGACGTTTTCCGAAATTTACCAAAGGATATTATTACAAGAGGTATGCAAACAGCTATATCAACTGGTAATTGGaatattaaaagatttaAAATGGAAAAGAGTGGTGTTTCTCAAGTTTTATCACGTTTATCATTTATTGCATGTATAGGAATGATGACCAGATTAAATTCTCAATTCGAGAAAGGAAGAAAAGTGAGTGGTCCTAGAGCTCTTCAGCCATCACAATGGGGAGTCTTATGTCCATGTGATACCCCTGAAGGAGAATCATGTGGTTTAGTTAAAAATTTAGCTTTAATGACACATGTTACAAATGACAATgagaataatgaaaatttgATTGAAATATTGTACACTTTAGGAGTAGAAGATAGCGATAGTTTAACTGgagaagaaatatataaagagggtgtattttttgttattttgaATGGTATCTTATTAGGAGTACATAAGAGACCTCAAAAATTTATGCAACGTATACGATATTTAAGAAGATATGGGAAAATAGGACAATTTGTGtctatatatgataattttttacataatgctatatatatatctacagATGGAGGACGGTTATGTAGAccattaataattatagaaAATGGTAAATCTAAATTATTACCACAACATATTAAAGCATTAGAAAATGGAACTATcaatttttttgatttattaaaaagttcCGTTATTGAATGGATTGATgtaaatgaacaaaataatctTTTAATAGCATTAAATGAATCAGATATATCATTAAGTACTACACATTTAGAAATAGATCCATTAACTATACTTGGTGTAGTTGCTGGATTAATTCCATATCCTAATCATAACCAGAGTCCAAGAAATACATACCAATGTGCTATGGGGAAACAAGCCATAGGTGCTATTGGATATAATCAATTCGTAAGATGTGATAccttgttatatttattagttTATCCACAGAAACCTTTAGTAAAATCTAAAACAAttgaatttataaattttgaaaaattacCTGCTGGACAAAATGCAATAGTTGCTGTTATGAGTTTTTGTGGGTATGATATTGAAGATGCTATAGTTATGAATAAATCGTCAATTGATAGAGGTTTTGGTAGATGTATGTCTTTGAGAAAACATTCAGtggaattaaaaaaatatttcaatgGATCGAACGATATAGTTTTACCTTCTCCGTtggtaataaataaattacaaCAGCAACGAAAAGAAAGGGAAATTAAAAGTGAGatcaaaaatgaaaaagaaaaagatggAATAAAACAAGaacatcatcataataatatagatagtaagaataataaaagcagttataataataacgtATCCAAAATAGATAATGTTAAAAAAGATTCATATGGTCATAAGAATATATCTAATGAATCTaaagatgatataaaaaaaatggcaAATAAGGATATTAGAAAATATCATTCTCTAGATATGGACGGGGTTGCATCTATTGGTTATTTGATAAAAGAAGGAcaattatatgtaaataaattttcaccaaaaaatattaaagatcATGTAAAAGATATTGGAAAAGTTGATATAAATGATTTCAAAATTAatgaaattaaatataaaagtgtATATCCAtcatatatagataaaattattttcactGAAAATTCGGAAggattaaaattatataaaataattatgagaCAAACAAGATTACCTGAACTAGGTGATAAATTTAGTTCAAGGCATGGACAAAAAGGTGTTGTAGGTTTGTTAGTAAATCAAGAAGATATGCCATTTACTGAATCGGGAATATGTCCAGATTTAATTATGAATCCACATGGATTCCCATCTCGTATGACAGTAGGAAAACTTCTTGAGCTAGTGGCATCTAAGGCTGCAGTTATGGATggtgaatataaatatggttCTATTTTTAGTGGGACGCCATTTGAAGAAATAGCCGAAATTTTATTTAGATATGGATTTAATTGTTCAagtaaagaattattatattctggATTAACTGGTGAGCCCTTAGaaacttatatatttatgggaccaatttattatcaaaaattaaaacatatgGTACAAGATAAAATACATGCTAGAGCTAGAGGACCAAGACAATTACTTACAAGACAACCAACTGAAGGTAGATCAAAAGAAGGAGGTCTCAGATTAGGTGAAATGGAAAGAGATTGTTTAATAGCATATGGTGTTAGCAATTTATTACTTGAAAGATTAATGTTAAGTAGTGATGTatgtaatgtatatatttgtgaaGATTGTGGTATGATGGGATATGATTTATATTGtacattttgtaaaaaatgtGATAAAAACATTGTTATTCAAATGCCATATGCATGCAAATTGTTATTTCAGGAACTTCAAACCATGAATGTGTTTCCAAAAATTATAGTAAAGGAGGTATAG